One genomic window of Monodelphis domestica isolate mMonDom1 chromosome 1, mMonDom1.pri, whole genome shotgun sequence includes the following:
- the LOC103095432 gene encoding zinc finger protein OZF-like isoform X3, whose amino-acid sequence MCLGSLSQPFNFLRPASQTSGAWSARDGLGEGQTSRPEQQIRPEMKVNRTEVSFPVEEMDLQRFMIDGLDNFAFREFCVAPPNSSHIEYQRIPTKEKSSENNQCSKTFMHSISLTGHQRIHTGDKPYECNQCGKTFRLRSSLVLHQRVHIREKLYECNQCGKTFSQSSSLVLHQRLHTREKHYECNQCGKTFGQSSSLVLHQRVHTGEKPYECKQCGKTFSQNANLTVHQRIHTGEKPYECKQCGKTFRQSSNLVHHQKCHTGEKPYECKQCGKTFRQSPHLAVHQTIHTGYKPYQCKQCGKVFSRKSYLAAHQKIHTGEKPYECKQCGKAFSRRSYLAAHQTIHTGYKPYQCKQCGKVFTQKSHLVVHQKIHSGEKPY is encoded by the exons GGAGCCTGGAGTGCCAGGGATGGCCTTGGAGAGGGACAGACTTCCAGGCCAG AACAACAGATAAGACCTGAAATGAAAGTGAATCGAACAGAGGTGAGCTTTCCTGTGGAAGAGATGGACCTACAGAGATTCATGATTGATGGTCTCGATAATTTTGCTTTCAGAGAATTCTGTGTTGCACCTCCAAATTCTTCTCATATTGAATATCAAAGAAttcccacaaaggaaaaatctagtgaaaataatcagtgCAGTAAGACTTTTATGCACAGCATCAGTCTTACAgggcatcagagaatccatactggggataaaccttatgaatgcaatcaatgtggaaagacattcagactGAGATCCAGTCTTGTTCTACACCAGAGAGTCCACATTAGGGAGAAACTCTATGAAtgcaatcaatgtggaaagacattcagtcagagctccagTCTTGTTCTACATCAGAGACTCCACACTAGGGAGAAACATTATGAAtgcaatcaatgtggaaagacattcggTCAGAGCTCCAGTCTTGTTCTACATCAGAGAgtgcacactggagagaaaccttatgaatgcaagcagtgtggaaagacattcagtcagaacGCCaatcttactgtacatcagagaatccacactggtgagaaaccttatgaatgcaagcaatgtggaaaaacTTTCAGACAGAGCTCCAATCTTGTTCATCATCAGAAAtgccacactggggagaaaccttatgaatgcaaacagtgtGGAAAAACATTCAGACAGAGCCCCCATCTGGCTGTACATCAGACAATCCACACTGGGTACAAACCCTATCagtgcaagcaatgtggaaaagtATTCAGTCGGAAATCctatcttgctgcacatcagaaaatccacactggggagaaaccttatgaatgtaagcaatgtggaaaggcattcagtcgGAGATCctatcttgctgcacatcagacaATCCACACTGGGTATAAACCCTATCagtgcaagcaatgtggaaaagtTTTCACTCAGAAATCCCATCTTGTtgtacatcagaaaatccacagtggggagaaaccttattaa
- the LOC103095432 gene encoding zinc finger protein OZF-like isoform X1 produces MCLGSLSQPFNFLRPASQTSEVVTFKDVAVDFTQEEWRLLSLPQKKLYKEVMLENAQNLLSVEQQIRPEMKVNRTEVSFPVEEMDLQRFMIDGLDNFAFREFCVAPPNSSHIEYQRIPTKEKSSENNQCSKTFMHSISLTGHQRIHTGDKPYECNQCGKTFRLRSSLVLHQRVHIREKLYECNQCGKTFSQSSSLVLHQRLHTREKHYECNQCGKTFGQSSSLVLHQRVHTGEKPYECKQCGKTFSQNANLTVHQRIHTGEKPYECKQCGKTFRQSSNLVHHQKCHTGEKPYECKQCGKTFRQSPHLAVHQTIHTGYKPYQCKQCGKVFSRKSYLAAHQKIHTGEKPYECKQCGKAFSRRSYLAAHQTIHTGYKPYQCKQCGKVFTQKSHLVVHQKIHSGEKPY; encoded by the exons GAGGTGGTGAcgttcaaggatgtggctgtggacttcacccaggaggagtggcGACTCTTGTCCCTTCCCCAGAAGAagctgtacaaggaggtgatgctggagaatgcccagaacctgctctctgtgg AACAACAGATAAGACCTGAAATGAAAGTGAATCGAACAGAGGTGAGCTTTCCTGTGGAAGAGATGGACCTACAGAGATTCATGATTGATGGTCTCGATAATTTTGCTTTCAGAGAATTCTGTGTTGCACCTCCAAATTCTTCTCATATTGAATATCAAAGAAttcccacaaaggaaaaatctagtgaaaataatcagtgCAGTAAGACTTTTATGCACAGCATCAGTCTTACAgggcatcagagaatccatactggggataaaccttatgaatgcaatcaatgtggaaagacattcagactGAGATCCAGTCTTGTTCTACACCAGAGAGTCCACATTAGGGAGAAACTCTATGAAtgcaatcaatgtggaaagacattcagtcagagctccagTCTTGTTCTACATCAGAGACTCCACACTAGGGAGAAACATTATGAAtgcaatcaatgtggaaagacattcggTCAGAGCTCCAGTCTTGTTCTACATCAGAGAgtgcacactggagagaaaccttatgaatgcaagcagtgtggaaagacattcagtcagaacGCCaatcttactgtacatcagagaatccacactggtgagaaaccttatgaatgcaagcaatgtggaaaaacTTTCAGACAGAGCTCCAATCTTGTTCATCATCAGAAAtgccacactggggagaaaccttatgaatgcaaacagtgtGGAAAAACATTCAGACAGAGCCCCCATCTGGCTGTACATCAGACAATCCACACTGGGTACAAACCCTATCagtgcaagcaatgtggaaaagtATTCAGTCGGAAATCctatcttgctgcacatcagaaaatccacactggggagaaaccttatgaatgtaagcaatgtggaaaggcattcagtcgGAGATCctatcttgctgcacatcagacaATCCACACTGGGTATAAACCCTATCagtgcaagcaatgtggaaaagtTTTCACTCAGAAATCCCATCTTGTtgtacatcagaaaatccacagtggggagaaaccttattaa
- the LOC103095432 gene encoding zinc finger protein OZF-like isoform X2, whose protein sequence is MALERDRLPGQEVVTFKDVAVDFTQEEWRLLSLPQKKLYKEVMLENAQNLLSVEQQIRPEMKVNRTEVSFPVEEMDLQRFMIDGLDNFAFREFCVAPPNSSHIEYQRIPTKEKSSENNQCSKTFMHSISLTGHQRIHTGDKPYECNQCGKTFRLRSSLVLHQRVHIREKLYECNQCGKTFSQSSSLVLHQRLHTREKHYECNQCGKTFGQSSSLVLHQRVHTGEKPYECKQCGKTFSQNANLTVHQRIHTGEKPYECKQCGKTFRQSSNLVHHQKCHTGEKPYECKQCGKTFRQSPHLAVHQTIHTGYKPYQCKQCGKVFSRKSYLAAHQKIHTGEKPYECKQCGKAFSRRSYLAAHQTIHTGYKPYQCKQCGKVFTQKSHLVVHQKIHSGEKPY, encoded by the exons ATGGCCTTGGAGAGGGACAGACTTCCAGGCCAG GAGGTGGTGAcgttcaaggatgtggctgtggacttcacccaggaggagtggcGACTCTTGTCCCTTCCCCAGAAGAagctgtacaaggaggtgatgctggagaatgcccagaacctgctctctgtgg AACAACAGATAAGACCTGAAATGAAAGTGAATCGAACAGAGGTGAGCTTTCCTGTGGAAGAGATGGACCTACAGAGATTCATGATTGATGGTCTCGATAATTTTGCTTTCAGAGAATTCTGTGTTGCACCTCCAAATTCTTCTCATATTGAATATCAAAGAAttcccacaaaggaaaaatctagtgaaaataatcagtgCAGTAAGACTTTTATGCACAGCATCAGTCTTACAgggcatcagagaatccatactggggataaaccttatgaatgcaatcaatgtggaaagacattcagactGAGATCCAGTCTTGTTCTACACCAGAGAGTCCACATTAGGGAGAAACTCTATGAAtgcaatcaatgtggaaagacattcagtcagagctccagTCTTGTTCTACATCAGAGACTCCACACTAGGGAGAAACATTATGAAtgcaatcaatgtggaaagacattcggTCAGAGCTCCAGTCTTGTTCTACATCAGAGAgtgcacactggagagaaaccttatgaatgcaagcagtgtggaaagacattcagtcagaacGCCaatcttactgtacatcagagaatccacactggtgagaaaccttatgaatgcaagcaatgtggaaaaacTTTCAGACAGAGCTCCAATCTTGTTCATCATCAGAAAtgccacactggggagaaaccttatgaatgcaaacagtgtGGAAAAACATTCAGACAGAGCCCCCATCTGGCTGTACATCAGACAATCCACACTGGGTACAAACCCTATCagtgcaagcaatgtggaaaagtATTCAGTCGGAAATCctatcttgctgcacatcagaaaatccacactggggagaaaccttatgaatgtaagcaatgtggaaaggcattcagtcgGAGATCctatcttgctgcacatcagacaATCCACACTGGGTATAAACCCTATCagtgcaagcaatgtggaaaagtTTTCACTCAGAAATCCCATCTTGTtgtacatcagaaaatccacagtggggagaaaccttattaa